One Ascaphus truei isolate aAscTru1 chromosome 22, aAscTru1.hap1, whole genome shotgun sequence DNA segment encodes these proteins:
- the CHMP6 gene encoding charged multivesicular body protein 6: MAIPPCNSTVKCGVCCRLYCVCNLCALAALKQQRDKLKQYQKRVSLQLQRERELARQLLHDGKKEKAKLLLKKKRYQEQLLQKTDNQISNLEKMVEDIEFAQIELKVIEGLKVGNECLKKMHEVMSIEEVEKIMDETQEGIEYQRQIDEILSGSLTAEDEEAILEELEAITQEDMELSEPLPEAPAEPLPEVPAEPLPEVPAEPLPDTSPERRGVKNKPKPQLVAAS; the protein is encoded by the exons AGTGTGGCGTTTGCTGCCGTTTGTATTGTGTTTGCAATCTGTGTGCACTTGCAGCACTGAAGCAGCAGCGAGACAAGCTGAAGCAGTACCAGAAGAGGGTCTCCCTGCAGCTgcagcgcgagagagagctggcGCGGCAGCTGCTGCACGATGGCAAGAAAGA GAAAGCCAAGCTGCTGCTGAAGAAGAAGCGATACCAGGAACAGCTCCTGCAGAAAACCGACAACCAGATCAGCAACCTGGAGAAAATG GTCGAAGACATTGAGTTTGCACAGATAGAGCTGAAAGTGATCGAAGGGTTAAAAGTGGGCAACGAGTGCTTGAAGAAAATGCACGAG GTCATGTCCATAGAGGAGGTGGAGAAGATCATGGATGAGACGCAGGAGGGCATTGAATACCAGCGG CAAATCGACGAGATTCTGTCGGGAAGTCTGACGGCGGAGGACGAGGAGGCTATTCTGGAGGAACTGGAAGCCATCACTCAG GAAGATATGGAGCTCTCAGAACCGCTCCCAGAAGCCCCTGCAGAACCGCTCCCAGAAGTCCCTGCAGAGCCGCTCCCAGAAGTCCCTGCAGAGCCGCTCCCAGACACCTCACCAG AGAGACGAGGCGTCAAGAACAAACCCAAACCGCAGCTGGTGGCCGCCTCTTAA